Proteins from a genomic interval of Diospyros lotus cultivar Yz01 chromosome 6, ASM1463336v1, whole genome shotgun sequence:
- the LOC127803555 gene encoding putative UDP-rhamnose:rhamnosyltransferase 1 — MAGGDRKMHIVVFPWLAFGHMIPFMELAKFMAKKGHKVSFVSTTRNIERLPKLPPEFESLIDLVKLTLPPVEGLQPNAEATTDVGFDEVHFLKAAFDKLEPEFTRFIESSPPDWIIHDYAHWWVAPAARKVGSLCIFFSIMSGWFTALAGPPKKLLDPSGPPPPPPEGRQPDFIPFPTDVTFRPYQLRRMMKLAGTANASGVTDFYRHGSSVTGSEAFALRYCREFEGQWLPVLEKLNEIPSIPVGIMPAVVPEDSPTEPPNPQWVSIKDWLEKQSPESAVYVALGSEVSLTQEELTELAHGLELSGMPFFWALKKSKSVQLPDGFEERIGDRGIVWSGWAPQVRILAHPSVGGFLTHCGWSSTIEGIQFGRPLIMLPFMVDQGPNALLLAGRQLGLEIPRDETDGSYTRNDVAETIKAVVTGKIYREKIKEQSVVFSDKALHDRYLEEFLEFLENHRKSKAKAVKKAE; from the coding sequence ATGGCCGGCGGCGACCGAAAGATGCACATAGTGGTGTTCCCATGGCTGGCCTTCGGCCACATGATTCCGTTCATGGAGCTTGCCAAGTTCATGGCCAAGAAGGGCCACAAAGTTTCCTTCGTTTCCACCACTAGGAACATCGAGCGACTGCCCAAGCTGCCCCCGGAGTTCGAATCCCTTATAGATCTCGTCAAGCTCACGCTGCCGCCCGTTGAGGGACTCCAGCCGAACGCCGAGGCCACCACTGATGTCGGATTCGATGAGGTACACTTCCTCAAGGCGGCGTTCGACAAGCTGGAGCCCGAGTTCACTCGTTTCATCGAGTCGTCTCCTCCCGATTGGATCATCCACGACTACGCCCATTGGTGGGTGGCTCCGGCGGCTCGCAAGGTCGGAAGCTTATGTATCTTCTTCTCCATCATGTCCGGCTGGTTCACGGCCCTCGCCGGACCGCCCAAGAAGTTGCTCGATCCTTCCGGGcccccgccgccgccgccggaGGGGCGCCAGCCGGATTTCATCCCGTTCCCTACCGACGTGACTTTCCGGCCGTACCAGCTCCGGCGGATGATGAAACTCGCAGGGACAGCCAACGCGTCCGGAGTCACCGACTTCTACCGTCACGGATCGTCGGTGACCGGCAGCGAAGCCTTCGCGCTCCGGTACTGCAGAGAGTTCGAGGGCCAGTGGCTGCCCGTCCTCGAAAAGCTCAACGAGATACCGTCTATTCCCGTCGGCATAATGCCGGCGGTGGTGCCGGAAGATTCCCCGACGGAGCCGCCGAATCCACAGTGGGTATCGATCAAAGACTGGCTCGAGAAGCAAAGCCCCGAGTCTGCAGTCTACGTTGCTCTGGGAAGCGAGGTGTCGTTGACTCAGGAAGAACTCACTGAGTTGGCTCACGGGTTGGAGCTCTCCGGCATGCCCTTCTTCTGGGCGCTGAAGAAGTCCAAGTCCGTGCAGCTACCGGACGGATTCGAAGAACGGATCGGAGATCGTGGCATCGTGTGGAGCGGCTGGGCGCCTCAGGTTCGGATATTAGCTCACCCATCGGTGGGCGGCTTCTTGACTCACTGTGGATGGAGCTCGACCATAGAAGGAATCCAATTCGGGCGGCCATTGATTATGCTGCCTTTCATGGTGGACCAAGGACCCAACGCCTTGCTGCTGGCCGGGCGGCAGCTTGGGCTGGAAATACCGCGAGACGAAACAGACGGGTCGTACACGAGAAACGACGTGGCCGAGACGATCAAGGCAGTCGTGACCGGGAAGATCTACAGGGAGAAAATAAAGGAGCAGAGCGTCGTATTCAGCGACAAAGCCCTTCACGATCGGTACTTGGAGGAATTTCTTGAGTTTCTTGAAAATCACAGAAAGAGCAAGGCGAAGGCGGTGAAGAAGGCAGAGTAG
- the LOC127803556 gene encoding putative UDP-rhamnose:rhamnosyltransferase 1 produces MATDDRKLHVVVFPWLAFGHMIPFLELSKSIARKGHRVSFVSTTRNIDRLPKLPPTLSPLIDLVKLTLPRVDGLPENAEATTDLGFDESHYLKAAFDLLEPQFTRFIESSPPDWVIHDYAHFWVPPAAHKFGSSCAFFLIMSGWFPALAGPPSAMLDPAGPPPPPPGGPNAQPKWIPFPTDVALRPFQMKRMMALAGSANASGISDLYRHGASVVGSDVFALRYCREFEGQWLAVLENLNQKPVIPVGLMPASVPEDSPSEWVTIKEWLDKRPAETVVYVALGSEVSLTQEELSELAHGLELSGVPFFWALKKPKSVKLPDGFEDRIGDRGIVWSNWAPQVRILAHSSVGGFLTHCGWSSTIEGIQFGRPLIMLPFLVDQGPNAILLRGRKLGLEVPRNETDGSYKRNDVAETIRLVMSSADGRIYREKVREMSAVFGDRELHDGYMNNFIGYLEEHRKKQE; encoded by the coding sequence ATGGCTACCGACGATAGGAAGCTTCACGTAGTGGTGTTTCCATGGCTGGCCTTTGGCCACATGATTCCCTTCCTAGAGCTCTCCAAGTCCATTGCCCGAAAGGGTCACAGAGTCTCCTTCGTTTCCACCACAAGGAACATCGATCGCCTCCCAAAGCTCCCTCCAACCTTGTCTCCTCTCATCGACCTCGTCAAGCTTACGCTACCCCGCGTCGACGGCCTGCCGGAGAACGCCGAGGCCACGACCGACCTCGGATTCGACGAGTCCCACTACCTGAAAGCCGCCTTCGACCTGCTCGAGCCTCAGTTCACTCGCTTCATTGAGTCCTCTCCGCCGGATTGGGTCATTCACGATTACGCCCATTTCTGGGTGCCCCCCGCGGCTCACAAATTCGGAAGCTCATGCGCCTTCTTCCTGATCATGTCTGGCTGGTTCCCGGCCCTCGCCGGACCGCCCTCGGCGATGCTCGATCCCGCCGGCccgcctccgccgccgccggGGGGCCCCAACGCCCAACCTAAGTGGATCCCCTTCCCCACCGACGTGGCTCTTCGCCCTTTCCAAATGAAGCGGATGATGGCCCTCGCTGGATCGGCGAACGCGTCGGGGATCTCCGACCTGTACCGGCACGGGGCCTCCGTCGTCGGCTCCGACGTCTTCGCTCTTCGCTACTGCCGAGAGTTCGAAGGCCAGTGGCTGGCCGTCCTCGAAAACCTTAACCAGAAACCTGTGATTCCGGTGGGCTTAATGCCGGCGTCGGTGCCGGAAGATTCCCCATCGGAGTGGGTAACTATCAAAGAGTGGCTCGACAAGCGCCCCGCCGAGACTGTGGTCTACGTGGCTCTGGGGAGCGAGGTGTCGCTGACTCAAGAAGAACTCTCCGAGTTGGCTCACGGGTTGGAGCTCTCCGGCGTCCCCTTCTTCTGGGCACTGAAGAAGCCGAAATCGGTGAAATTACCGGATGGATTCGAAGATCGAATCGGAGATCGCGGCATCGTATGGAGCAACTGGGCACCCCAGGTTCGGATACTGGCACACTCATCTGTGGGTGGCTTCTTGACTCACTGTGGATGGAGCTCAACCATCGAAGGAATCCAATTCGGGCGGCCATTGATTATGCTTCCATTCCTGGTGGACCAAGGCCCCAACGCCATTCTACTTCGAGGGCGGAAGCTTGGATTGGAGGTGCCGAGAAATGAAACAGACGGGTCGTACAAGAGAAACGACGTCGCGGAGACGATCAGGCTGGTTATGAGCAGCGCGGACGGAAGGATTTACAGGGAGAAAGTGAGGGAGATGAGCGCCGTATTTGGAGATAGAGAACTTCACGATGGGTACATGAACAATTTCATTGGGTATCTGGAAGAACATAGAAAGAAGCAAGAGTAG